The nucleotide sequence GCAGCTGCGCAAGGCAGCCGACCGCCGCCGCATCCATCGCGGACACCACGCCCCCAAGTCCGTCGGGGCGGTGACCACGGAGCTGAACGGCAGCGCGCGGCTCGGCGGGGCCGATGTCGCCACCGCCGAGGAGCTGGCCGAGGCACCGGCCAAGCGCATGGAGGGATCGATCCAGGTCGACGGCGACGGGCCCCTCGTGGTTCGCGAGAAGGTGCACACCGCGCCGCCGATGACCCTCGACCAGGCGCTCTACGAGATGGAGCTCGTCGGGCACGATTTCTACCTGTTCGTGGACAAGGACTCCGTACTGCCCAGCGTCGTCTACCGGCGCCGCGGCTACGACTACGGCGTCATCCACCTCAGCCCCGAAGGCGCGGACACCGCGTGGGGCACGACCGAGACATGACCGAGTGACACGTGCGGCCCGCCGCCTCGTACGACGCGAGGCGGCGGGCCGCACGGCGGTCGCGGGGACGGGTCGGCCCGCCCGGGGGATTCCGGCCGAGTCCGCGCCGGAACCGGCGAATGGCCGCGAGGGGTGGACGGGCGGCGCCCATGACGTGAAATGCTGGTCCGGATACGCAGCGTGCCGACGGGTCGCCCTGGAAGCGCTTGCCGGCACCGGGCCTACCCGAGGGGGAGTAGACGGTGGGAGGACGCCAGGTGCCCGCGCAACCCGGGCCGCAGGGCCCGCCGCGGGACGAGCCGATCAGAGTCCTCGTGGTGGACGACCACGCGCTGTTCCGGCGCGGCCTGGAGATCGTCCTCGCCGCGGAACCGGACATCGAGGTCGTCGGCGAGGCCGGCGACGGCGCGGAGGCGGTCGAGGCGGCCCAGGATCTGCTGCCCGACATCGTGCTGCTGGACGTCCGCATGCCCCGGCGCGGCGGCATCGAGGCGTGCACGGCGATCAAGGAGGTCGCCCCGAGCGCGCGCATCATCATGCTGACGATGAGCGACGACGAGGCCGACCTCTATGACGCCATCAAGGCCGGCGCGACCGGCTATCTCCTCAAGGAGATATCGACCGACGAGGTCGCCACGGCGATCCGCGCGGTCGCCGACGGCCAGTCGCAGATCAGCCCGTCGATGGCGGCCAAGCTGCTCACCGAGTTCAAGTCGATGATCCAGCGCGACGACGAGCGCCGCCTCGTGCCCGCGCCGCGCCTGACGGACCGGGAGATCGAGGTCCTGCGGCTCGTCGCGACGGGAAAGAACAACCGCGACATAGCGAAGATCCTGTTCATCAGCGAGAACACCGTGAAGAACCACGTCCGCAACATCCTGGAGAAGCTGCAGCTGCACTCCCGGATGGAGGCGGTCGTCTACGCGGTGCGCGAGAAGATCCTCGAGATCCACTGACCCGCCGCGGCCCGCGGGAGCCGGCCGCGGCGGGTCGGTGCGCGTGAGTCGGCAGCCGGGCGCGGGGCGGCCGGGGCGCCGAGCCCCCGGGAGCGCTCAGGCGAGCAGCGCGGCCAGCGGGATCCGGGCCGGCTCGGGGGTGACCTTCTCCAGCCGCACGCTGTCGCAGCCCACCCACGTCGCCGCCTCGCGCAGGGCGTCGGCCATCGCCGCGAGGGTTTTGTCCGCGACGCGCGCCGAGCCGGGCGCGACCTCGAACGACAGCTGCCGGGCGACCAGCGTGCGGCCCTCGCGGGCCGGGTCGACGCGGCCGAGCAGGCGTCCGCCCGCGAGGAGCGGCATGACGAAGTAGCCGTGCTCGCGCTTGGCCTTGGGGACGTACGCCTCAAGGCGGTGCGTGAAGCCGAACACCCGCGCGGTGCGCGGCCGGTCCCACACCAGGGAGTCGAACGGCGACAGCAGCGTGGTGCGGTGGCGGCCCTTGGGCGCCGAGGCCAGTGCGGCCGGGTGTGCCCACGCCGCGACCGGCGGGCTGCCGTGTGAGGCCGCGCGCCGGGGCCCGGCAGCCGTCCGGCGTCCGTGGGCGTCGGCCCAGCCCTCCACCGCGACCGGCACCAGCGGCGTGTGCGGCAGCGCGGTCTCGACCTGGGCGCGGGTGAGGCGGTACTGGTCCATCAGATCGGCGGTGGTGGCGACGCCGAGCTGCCGCCCGGCGAGGTCGACCAGCTCGCGGACGCAGTCCGCGTCGTCGGGGTCACGCGCGAACAGGTCCCCGGGGACGGCGCGTTCGGCCAGGTCGTAGACGCGCTTCCAGCCGGTGCGCCGAACGCACACCACGTCACCGAAGGCCAGCGCCCGTTCGACGGCGATCTTGGTGTCGCTCCAGTCCCACCACTCGCCCTTGTTCTTCGCGCCGCCCAGCTCGGTCGCGGTCAGCGGGCCCTCCGCACGGAGCCGGTCGACCACGGCGCGGTAGGCCTCGGCCGACACCTGGTGCCCCCACAGGTGCCCTCGGTCGCGGTACCGGCGCCTGCGGAACGCGAAGTGCGGCCAGGACGACATCGGCAGCACGCACGCGGCGTGCGACCAGTACTCGAAGGCGACGCCGTTCGCCCAGTACGCCCGCTCGACCGCGGCCCGGCCGACCGCGCCGAGGCGCGCGTACGGCACGAGTTCGTGGGATCGCGCGAGTGTCGAGATGGTGTCCAGTTGGACGGCGCCGAGGCGGCCGAGCACGCCGTACACGCCGGACCGCCGCTCCTGCGCGCCCAGGACGCCCTGGGCGCGCAGGACGATGCGGCGCGCGTCGTCGGCGGTGAGGGTGTGGACGGGCGGGGGCGGGGTCAGGGAAGGCACAGAGGGCACAATAGAACACTTGTTCGCAGGAAGGGTGGGTCTTGGTGCGGCGCGTCGCGGCCCGAAGCAGCCGCCGACGGGAGCACGGCTAGCGTGCCGGGACGGGCGGGTCGGTGGCGAGCCGGGCGTGGAGGTGTTCGTCCAGGAATACGCCGTCGCCGCTCGGGAAGGCCTCGCGCATCACGCCTTCGAGTGCAAATCCGCAGCGCCGGGCGACCGCGCACGACGCCGTGTTGGCCACCGCGTGGGTCAGCGAGATCCGGTGCAGCCCCAGCGCGCCGAAGGCCCACCGCGTCGCGGTGCCCACCGCGTGCGTCGCGATCCCCGCGCCGCGCGCGTGCGGCATCACCCAGTAGCCGACCTCCGCGCAGGCCTGCGTGGTGTCGATGTGCTGCACGCTCACGTCGCCGAGAACGTCCCCGGTCACCGCGTCCATCACGAGGAAGCAGGCGTGGCGGCCCTCGGCCCAGAACCCGACGCGTCTGCGCAGCCACTCGTGCGGATCGCCGCGGGTGTCGTCGCCGGGCGGGCTCGGCGCCCGCCAGCGCCGGATGTCGGGATCGCCGAGCGCGACCCGGGCGGCCTCGATGTCCCCGAGGCTCCACGGGCGGAGCTGGTACTTGCCGGCGGCGATCTCCACGGGTTCCATGGCCCACATTGTGCCTGGGTGCGCGTGCCTCCCGGCGGCTTGCGTCCTCGCATACCATGGCTCCATCGGTGGGCGGGCCCCGCCGTGCCGTCACGCGGAGGCGAGGCGGGCGCCGCTCGGCAAGGAGACTCACACAGCGTGTCCATCTTCGACAAGGTCCTGCGCGCCGGCGAGGGCAAGATCCTGCGCAAGCTCAACCGCATCGCGGATCAGGTCGACTCGATCGAAGAGGACTTCACGAACCTCTCGGACGCCGAGCTGCGCGCGCTGACCGACGAGTACAAGGAGCGGTACGCCGAGGGTGAATCGCTCGACGACCTGCTCCCCGAGGCCTTCGCGACGGTCCGCGAGGCCGCGCGCCGCACACTCGGCCAGCGCCACTACAAGGTCCAGCTCATGGGCGGCGCCGCGCTGCACCTGGGCAACATCGCCGAGATGCGCACCGGTGAGGGCAAGACGCTGGTGTCGACGCTGCCGGCGTACCTCAACGCCCTCGCCGGCAAGGGCGTGCACGTCGTCACGGTCAACGACTACCTCGCCGAGCGCGACTCGGAGTGGATGGGCCGGGTGCACCGCTTCCTCGGCCTGGAGGTCGGCTGCATCCTCGCGAACATGCCGCCGCACGAGCGCCGCAAGGCCTACAACTGCGACATCACGTACGGCACCAACAACGAGTTCGGCTTCGACTACCTGCGCGACAACATGGCGTGGAGCCAGGACGAGCTGGTCCAGCGCGGCCACTTCTTCGCGGTCGTCGACGAGGTCGACTCGATCCTCATCGACGAGGCGCGTACGCCGCTGATCATCTCCGGTCCGGCCGACCAGGCCACCAAGTGGTACGCCGACTTCGCCAAGCTCGTGACGCGTCTGCGCCGCGCGGAGCCGACCACCGACGGGTCGACGCCCGACGGCGACTACGAGGTCGACGAGAAGAAGCGCACGGTCGGCATCCTGGAGGCCGGTGTCGCGCGCGTCGAGGACTACCTGGGCATCGACAACCTCTACGAGGCGGTCAACACGCCGCTGGTCGGCTACCTCAACAACGCGATCAAGGCCAAGGAGCTGTACAAGCGCGACAAGGAGTACGTCGTCGTTGACGGCGAGGTCCTGATCGTCGACGAGCACACCGGCCGCATCCTCGCGGGCCGCCGCTACAACGAGGGCATGCACCAGGCGATCGAGGCGAAGGAAGGGGTGGACATCAAGGACGAGAACCAGACGCTCGCGACGATCACCCTGCAGAACTTCTTCCGCCTCTACGACAAGCTGGGCGGCATGACCGGTACGGCCATGACCGAGGCCGCCGAGTTCCACCAGATCTACAAGCTCGGCGTCGTGCCGATCCCGACGCACCGCAGCGTGCAGCGCGTGGACCAGTCCGACCTCGTCTACAAGACCGAGGAGGCGAAGTTCGC is from Yinghuangia sp. ASG 101 and encodes:
- the hpf gene encoding ribosome hibernation-promoting factor, HPF/YfiA family, whose product is MDIVVKGRKTDVPERFRKHSVEKLEKIRKLDGRVISVDLEVSKERNPRLADRSDRVEITLRSKGPVVRAEAAATDPYAALDLAMSKLEAQLRKAADRRRIHRGHHAPKSVGAVTTELNGSARLGGADVATAEELAEAPAKRMEGSIQVDGDGPLVVREKVHTAPPMTLDQALYEMELVGHDFYLFVDKDSVLPSVVYRRRGYDYGVIHLSPEGADTAWGTTET
- a CDS encoding response regulator; amino-acid sequence: MPAQPGPQGPPRDEPIRVLVVDDHALFRRGLEIVLAAEPDIEVVGEAGDGAEAVEAAQDLLPDIVLLDVRMPRRGGIEACTAIKEVAPSARIIMLTMSDDEADLYDAIKAGATGYLLKEISTDEVATAIRAVADGQSQISPSMAAKLLTEFKSMIQRDDERRLVPAPRLTDREIEVLRLVATGKNNRDIAKILFISENTVKNHVRNILEKLQLHSRMEAVVYAVREKILEIH
- a CDS encoding winged helix-turn-helix domain-containing protein, giving the protein MPSLTPPPPVHTLTADDARRIVLRAQGVLGAQERRSGVYGVLGRLGAVQLDTISTLARSHELVPYARLGAVGRAAVERAYWANGVAFEYWSHAACVLPMSSWPHFAFRRRRYRDRGHLWGHQVSAEAYRAVVDRLRAEGPLTATELGGAKNKGEWWDWSDTKIAVERALAFGDVVCVRRTGWKRVYDLAERAVPGDLFARDPDDADCVRELVDLAGRQLGVATTADLMDQYRLTRAQVETALPHTPLVPVAVEGWADAHGRRTAAGPRRAASHGSPPVAAWAHPAALASAPKGRHRTTLLSPFDSLVWDRPRTARVFGFTHRLEAYVPKAKREHGYFVMPLLAGGRLLGRVDPAREGRTLVARQLSFEVAPGSARVADKTLAAMADALREAATWVGCDSVRLEKVTPEPARIPLAALLA
- a CDS encoding GNAT family N-acetyltransferase, producing MEPVEIAAGKYQLRPWSLGDIEAARVALGDPDIRRWRAPSPPGDDTRGDPHEWLRRRVGFWAEGRHACFLVMDAVTGDVLGDVSVQHIDTTQACAEVGYWVMPHARGAGIATHAVGTATRWAFGALGLHRISLTHAVANTASCAVARRCGFALEGVMREAFPSGDGVFLDEHLHARLATDPPVPAR